In Pangasianodon hypophthalmus isolate fPanHyp1 chromosome 3, fPanHyp1.pri, whole genome shotgun sequence, a single genomic region encodes these proteins:
- the LOC117596921 gene encoding zinc finger protein 239-like — MKTRSKDRSSCNMHKDNSSKGAHSESTNTLQSVEPQQQQQQSETSSPGSLHAKISGIPAEIPGKKRIHFCTECGKGFAQHCYLKRHRVVHTGEKPYICSQCGMSFSHPSTLISHRRIHTGGKLHYCSECGKSFTRNYHLRRHQFIHTGEKPYYCSQCGISFTHQSTLKEHKYTHTGEKPYSCLQCGRSFSHQSTLKKHQRIHTGVKPYYCSDCGRSFNRNSHLKSHQRIHEREKLYHCS, encoded by the exons ATGAAGACGCGCAGTAAAGACCGATCAAGCTGCAATATGCACAAGGACAACTCTTCTAAAGGCGCTCATTCAGAGAGTACAAACACGCTTCAAAGTGTCGAAccgcaacaacaacaacaacaa AGTGAAACGTCATCTCCTGGTTCTCTTCATGCTAAAATCAGTGGGATTCCTGCAGAAATTCCAGGCAAGAAGAGAATTCACTTCTGCACAGAGTGTGGGAAAGGTTTTGCTCAACACTGTTATCTTAAACGACATCGGGTCGTtcatacaggagagaagccatatATCTGCTCTCAGTGCGGGATGAGTTTTTCACATCCCAGTACTCTAATAAGCCACcggcgcattcacacaggagggAAGCTGCATTACTGCTCGGAGTGCGGGAAGAGTTTTACACGAAACTATCATCTTAGACGACATCAGTTCATTCACACGGGAGAGAAACCATattactgctcacagtgtgggatcAGTTTTACACACCAGAGTACTTTAAAGGAGCACAAGTACactcacacaggagagaagccgtattcCTGTTTACAGTGTGGGAGGAGTTTTTCACACCAGAGTACACTAAAaaaacaccagcgcattcacactggGGTGAAACCGTATTACTGCTCAGACTGTGGGAGGAGTTTTAATCGAAATagtcatcttaaaagtcatcagCGCAttcatgaaagagaaaaattgTATCACTGCTCATAG
- the LOC113542300 gene encoding zinc finger protein ZFP2-like: MSSSASLGAKHRRRRNHAEIGKERIHYCSLCGKSFAKKSYLHQHYQIHGRAKAHNCSECGKSFARLSTLKKHKRIHTGEKPYQCSECGMSFTQQSTLKNHQRIHTGEKPYCCSQCGKSFTLLSNLKIHQRIHTGEKPYHCSECGKSFSQQKTLIVHQRIHTGEKPYCCSQCGKSFTILCSFRKHQRVHTGEKPHSCSKCGKSFALKDNLIKHQLVHTGEKPYYCPQCGKSFTQNSHLKRHQLIHTREKPYQCSQCGKSFTNQASFKSHQHIHTDGKPYCCSQCGKCYTRLSTLKTHQRTHAGEKPYRCSQCGKRFTQRCSLKTHQRIHTGEKPYHCSQCGKSFTRNSNLKNHQLIHTRETPL, encoded by the coding sequence ATGTCATCGTCTGCTTCTCTTGGTGCTAAACACCGTCGCAGAAGGAATCATGCAGAAATTGGCAAGGAGAGAATTCACTACTGCTCACTGTGTGGGAAGAGTTTCGCTAAAAAGAGCTATCTTCACCAACACTATCAAATCCACGGAAGAGCGAAAGCACACAACTGCTCAGAGTGTGGGAAAAGTTTCGCACGCTTGAGTACTCTCAAAAAACACAAACGgattcacacaggagaaaaaccATATCAGTGCTCAGAGTGTGGGATGAGTTTTACACAACAAAGTACTTTAAAAAaccaccagcgcattcacacaggagaaaagccatattgctgctcacagtgtggaaagagttttacacTCCTGAGTAATCTCAAGatacaccagcgcattcacacaggagagaagccgtatcactgctcggAGTGCGGAAAGAGTTTTTCACAGCAGAAAACTCTCATAGttcaccagcgcattcacacaggagagaaaccatATTGCTGCTCACAATGTGGGAAAAGTTTTACAATTCTATGTAGTTTCAGAAAACACCAGCGcgttcacacaggagagaagccacaTTCCTGCTCAAAGTGTGGGAAATCTTTTGCACTGAAGGATAATCTCATAAAACATCAGCTcgttcacacaggagagaaaccgtatTACTGTCcgcagtgtgggaagagttttactcagAATAGTCATCTTAAAAGACATCAGCTCATTCACACaagagagaagccgtatcagtgttcacagtgtgggaaAAGTTTTACAAACCAAGCTAGCTTTAAATCACAccagcacattcacacagaTGGGAAGCCATATtgctgctcacagtgtgggaaatGTTATACACGACTGAGTACTCTCAAaacacaccagcgcactcatgcaggagagaagccgtatcgctgctcacagtgtgggaagcgCTTTACACAACGATGCAGTCTCAAAACacatcagcgcattcacacaggagagaagccatatcactgctcacagtgtgggaagagtttcacTCGGAATAGTAATCTTAAAAATCATCAGCTCATTCACACTAGAGAAACACCATTATAG